A DNA window from Pseudodesulfovibrio thermohalotolerans contains the following coding sequences:
- the hslU gene encoding ATP-dependent protease ATPase subunit HslU gives MSNLTPREIVSELDKYIIGQEAAKRMVAIAMRNRWRRQQLDPELRDEIAPKNIILMGPTGVGKTEIARRLARLTNCPFFKVEATKFTEVGYVGRDVESMIRDLMEIGVNMVRKEETAKVRIKAEKNAEERLLDLLLPGKKPQSAGPMGFFSGGQNGEVEKIEPPKEDNTREKFRQMFRSGQLDEREVEMEVTVQSGASVEIMAIPGMEEMGSNLQNAFSNMFPGKRKARKMKIKDAFQLLIDEEADKLIDPDAVNELARERVEQQGILFIDEMDKIASRHDQSGGGSADVSREGVQRDLLPIVEGSVVNTKYGMVKTDHILFIAAGAFHFAKPSDLIPELQGRFPLREELASLHKAEFYKILTEPKNALTVQYKALLKTEGVEVDYTREALEEISAMAEKINEETENIGARRLYTIMEKILAVLSYEAPDKSGSKVVIDRDYVVEQLDHVVEDRDLSRYIL, from the coding sequence ATGAGCAATCTGACACCGCGTGAAATAGTATCGGAACTGGACAAATACATCATCGGCCAGGAAGCGGCCAAGCGGATGGTCGCCATCGCCATGCGCAACCGCTGGCGCAGACAGCAGCTCGACCCTGAGTTGCGCGACGAAATCGCGCCCAAGAACATCATCCTGATGGGCCCCACGGGCGTGGGCAAGACCGAAATCGCCCGCAGGCTGGCCCGGCTGACCAACTGCCCGTTCTTCAAAGTCGAGGCCACCAAGTTCACCGAGGTGGGCTATGTGGGCCGCGACGTGGAGTCCATGATCCGCGACCTCATGGAAATCGGTGTGAACATGGTCCGCAAGGAAGAGACCGCAAAGGTCCGCATCAAGGCCGAAAAGAACGCCGAGGAACGGCTCCTCGACCTGCTCCTGCCGGGCAAGAAACCGCAGTCCGCTGGCCCCATGGGATTCTTCTCGGGCGGCCAGAACGGCGAGGTGGAGAAGATCGAACCGCCCAAGGAGGACAACACCCGCGAAAAATTCCGGCAGATGTTCCGCTCGGGCCAGCTCGACGAACGCGAGGTCGAGATGGAGGTCACGGTCCAGAGCGGAGCGAGCGTGGAGATCATGGCCATCCCCGGCATGGAGGAGATGGGCTCCAACCTGCAAAACGCCTTCTCCAACATGTTCCCCGGCAAGCGCAAGGCCCGCAAGATGAAGATCAAGGACGCCTTCCAACTGCTCATCGACGAGGAGGCCGACAAGCTCATCGACCCCGACGCCGTCAACGAGTTGGCCCGCGAGCGCGTGGAACAGCAGGGCATCCTGTTCATCGACGAGATGGACAAGATCGCCTCGCGCCACGACCAGAGCGGGGGCGGCTCGGCCGACGTGTCCCGCGAAGGCGTGCAGCGCGACCTGCTGCCCATCGTGGAAGGCAGCGTGGTCAACACCAAATACGGCATGGTCAAGACCGACCACATCCTCTTCATCGCGGCCGGAGCGTTCCACTTCGCCAAGCCGTCCGACCTCATCCCCGAGCTTCAGGGCCGCTTCCCCCTGCGCGAGGAACTCGCCTCCCTGCACAAGGCCGAGTTCTACAAAATTCTGACCGAGCCGAAAAACGCGCTGACCGTGCAGTACAAGGCCCTGCTCAAGACCGAAGGCGTGGAGGTGGACTACACCAGGGAAGCGCTTGAGGAGATCTCGGCCATGGCCGAAAAGATCAACGAGGAGACCGAAAACATCGGCGCGCGCAGGCTCTACACCATCATGGAAAAAATCCTGGCCGTCCTCTCCTACGAGGCCCCGGACAAATCCGGCAGCAAAGTCGTCATCGACCGCGACTACGTGGTGGAGCAGCTCGACCACGTGGTCGAAGACCGCGACCTGTCGCGCTACATCCTGTAG
- the hslV gene encoding ATP-dependent protease subunit HslV — protein MELRGTTIVAVKDDNGTAVAGDGQVTLGQSVAMKHTARKVRRIYKDKVTIGFAGATADAFTLSERFETKLETYSGNLLRAAVELAKDWRTDKYLRKLEAMLLAADGEHILIISGTGDVIEPDDGVAAIGSGGSYALSAARALQQNTDLPAEAIARKAMEIAADICVYTNNHITIETQAK, from the coding sequence CTCAGAGGAACCACCATCGTTGCGGTCAAGGACGACAACGGCACCGCCGTGGCCGGAGACGGCCAGGTGACCTTGGGCCAGAGCGTGGCCATGAAGCACACCGCCCGCAAGGTGCGGCGCATCTACAAGGACAAGGTCACCATCGGCTTCGCCGGGGCCACCGCAGACGCCTTCACCCTGTCCGAGCGGTTCGAGACCAAACTCGAAACCTACTCCGGGAACCTGCTCCGCGCCGCCGTGGAGTTGGCCAAGGACTGGCGCACGGACAAGTACCTACGCAAGCTCGAAGCCATGCTGCTCGCCGCCGACGGCGAACACATCCTGATAATCTCCGGCACCGGCGACGTCATCGAACCCGACGACGGCGTGGCCGCCATCGGCTCGGGCGGCTCCTACGCCCTGTCGGCGGCCCGCGCCCTGCAACAGAACACCGACCTCCCGGCCGAGGCCATCGCCCGCAAGGCCATGGAGATCGCGGCCGACATCTGCGTCTACACCAACAACCACATCACCATCGAGACGCAGGCGAAGTAG